CGAGGAGCTTGGACAGAGACAGAGTCACATGGTGAGAAGGCAGAGAGGAGATATTGGAGCTACCTGATCCAGTCCTTCAATGTAGTCAGGATAGAGGtgaggtgggtgggggtggtgggggggcatcgATGTCAGAGAAAAGGTCTTGATTGGTGAGTATCAGCGTGTTGTATGTGAATCATGTAGTCCTCAGGGTAAGGCACAGTGTTGTGTTATGGTATGAAAATACACTCAATGTGTAGCCTGTCAACCAATACAGGAGCTGAGTAGACGTCAGGAACccccgagggggggggggggttgtttctAAATATTTATGAAGTCTAGTCTGTGGAACTGTTCCCAAATAGACCCGTTAGTGTCGCTGGCTAGAGTGTTCAGCAATAAATTCTAAAattatgcgtgtgtgtatgtgtgtgtgtgtgtgtgtgtgtgtgtgtgggggtgtgtgtgtgtgtgtgtttggaacagATAAGGGGATCCCCCACTGCTTCAAAAACGCCATGGAAACGCTCAGTGACATCAGGCAAGTTCACCAGGATtcagggaggaggagcaggtggggacacacacacacacacacacacacacacacacacacacacacacatcaacagtaGAATGGCGTCGTATCCGGTTGCAGCGCTGTCCTCCATGCAGACACCTGTCACTGTGTCCAGAGCACAACCTGTTCTAGCCTAACAGGAGACACAGAAACAGGGGGGGTAGAGGGCTCTGGTGAATCAGCCCATTGTCTGGTGTACAGCGCTCACCGCCGCACCGTAGTCCATGAAGGATAAAGGCCTCGGAGCAGGTTTCCCCTTTCATAACGTCAGCCTCCGGTGATAAAGAGAGATGGCAGGAAAATGACATTATGTTCACTTCAACACAACGTAATAAACTCATCAGCATTTGAAATCCTGATGATTTCTTCGTCGCACCACGACAAGGGTCAGGGTTGGCTCCCATAGCTGGAGCAGCAGGGTGCACAGCTCCATCAGGGCACAACAGTCCCCCTTTCAGCCAAACAAGTCTCATCCAAAACTCAACTCACAGCCCTGAAAGCATTTAGATCTAGTGAATCTGGAAATCTGTTTGCAGTCTTTGCGTACATCTGCTTGCAATCCAAACAACAGATACACCAGGAGGAATACATGACCTCAAAGCAGAGGtgactttctcttttctttttttttagagattTGTCTTTCCCGAGCCTGAGTGACAATGTGAGGCACTGGAACCACCAGACCCTCACTCCATCATCCAGTTTGCTGAGTGCCAGGACTTCCTGCATGCCAGTCCCCTCCAGACAAAGGTAGACACTGAGGCTGCCTGCTCCAAGGAAGTTTATTTACCTGAAGTCATTTGTTGGTGGTCTACTTCTTTTCTCATTAGGTTTATGCAGAAATTACGAGTTTATTCTTTTCATAACACATGACACAAAGGATGGGATGTCTGCTCGTAAAAGTTCCATTGAAACTTCCATTAAATCAATTTGAGCAAAACATTATAGAAGGATGGGGCATTTCTTACTATtgcaatgtaattttttttttccaatttcccAGCAAACAgtcaataaattacaaaaaaaatacttattaTGCTGACATTTATTAGTGTGTTGCACTGCAGACCATGCTAAGCTACCACATTCAATTATTTAATAGTGGGGTTATTATTCATTAGACATAACGTGGTACCAACTAAATAAATTTGTGCAGGATTGTTAGGCCTTTGATGGAGATTTCAGAGTGTCTAACTAGTTATTTAGAAATGGAATAATGTTTATGACAGGTCAATCAATAGCCGATACAAATGCATGCAGTGCAGTATTGCCACTTTGTGTGTTGGAAATAAAATGGTAAATGAAACTAAAAGAGAAACTGATTTAATCTGCAGTATTGACCTGCAGGTTAATGCACTTCATTGATTCTTATCAAGTAAAATGACTCCGCTGACATCTGAGTGTGGACCTGAACCCGGACTTAGAAGTTTAGAGTTTAGTTACACATTAACTGCACACAGCTAATTTTTCTACCAGCTCCAACGTCACCTACTCACTTAATTATAGTTGGCTGGAGTGtgacataaacaaaaaaaagtcgaCAGTTAAAAGTAATTATTAATTTCAAGCAATTATGTTGTTAATGTTTGATCAATTTTCAAACAACAACTACCTTTTAATTCTGTCACTTTAGCAGTCCTAGTCATTGCTCATCTGTATTCTTATAATTAAATTGTTTCTATTCACATGGTATCCTCTGATTTTATTGGTCATTCACAGGCACAGAACAAGAAGTAGGGTTGAGTTATCCTCCCCCATCCTGCTGTCTGTGGGAGAGTCCGGccagctcagccaatcagcccCAAGCATCATGGAACCTCTGCTGTGCTTAAACACTATGATCCAAGCCAGAGCGCACATCCAGACCCGTACGTATATCTTAATGTGCAAGAGTCTGAACTTCTCAAAAGACATTACAGTAATCATAGCCTGACACAACAGTGTGTTATATTCTATATTGAGAATATagaatattataataatatcataatattattatgatataatataatatataatatataacatataatatataatatataatatataatatataatatataatatataatatataatatataatatataatataataataataaagatgataataataatataatattaatattaatattctatATTGTAGTTATATTATATTTCCATCTGCATTTCCATCTCCATGTTGCATAcattaattttgaatttagtaaaataattaactcattttttccccaaagtGTTTTAATTTGCTGGTGATACATGCATGTTTTCTTATTTCAAATCTATGGTCTTGTCCCAATGGCAGGACTGGCTTCTCAGGACTCAATACATGAACAAAAGGTATGTTTATCCAACAAACGCATGATAATAACttgatttgttttgtctcaTCTGAACTGGACCAAAAAGGTGCTAGACCCTAATTGAGCAATTGCACAACATGATCATCACATGACATTAATACTTACATGCATCTGTTGGTTTTATATCTCACTTTGAATATATTTGTATCATGTGCAAAACAATCCTAACAGTTTGGACATGTGCTGTATATCTGGCCTCATTCATCTTTCgtctatatatttatatatggaCATAGCTGCTAAATCACCATCGATGTGTTTATTCTCTGCACAGGGTCTCTTGCCAACTCCCAGAACCCCCAAGCTGCTGGCACCGCTAGACAGACCCGGGGTAACTGAGGCTCTGCCAACACTAAAGCACCACGTTCCGCTGAAGCCTATAAGCCGGAGCCCCATTTGCTCCAGGACTTGGGTGTATCGGGAGAGGCAGTCTCGGGGTAGCCCACATTCTGGGACTATAAACACCAAAGGTGGCAGTGAAGAGAGCggctccagcagcagcctggaggatgaggaagaggaagatgagagggATCTATGTGAGAGATTCTCAGGAGAAATCCATCTTAAATTTGTTGGAGAGAAGTTACTGCATCATTCAAACTCCCCTATAGATCTTATGTCAGTTGGGGAGACTACCCAGCATTATGATCTTCATTCTAGGATCAGTCATATTCCACCCATCGTGAGGCTGGAAAATGACTTGCATGGAGAAACTAATAGTCATAGAAGTTATTGTCTCAGCACTGAAAAAGTTATGAACTCTCAATGTGAAGGCAAAACTACCAATATGAATTTCACAAAAGAACCTGTTGAAAGCCAGTCctttaaaaaatgcaatgatACACAACAAGGACCCACAATGAATCTTGCCAAAGACAAAGGGGGCCGTTCGACTGAATCTGACACTGAGATTAGCACTCGGCTAACATTTGATGTTGCCCAGGGTGACATTACTGCATGTTCTGAATGGAATAAAAGTAATGAGCTGCAGGatataaaacagataaaaactaTTACAGCAGTTTCCAAGGTAGATGTCCCAGACTTAAGGTTTAACACAAAATAtgcacaagaaaaaaatcaatcttttcCTTCAACTCTAAATCCTCCACATTCAAACATGGAGCCCAAGACAAATGAGAGGATGTTGAAAGCCTTAAAGCCTGGTCagggaaaggaaaaaagaacCAAGTGTGAATCAAGAACAAACAGTCAAACAACCCTGCAGTCTTTTAACATACTAACACAGAAAGACCGAAAAGTAAAGCGCAACAAATGCAAAGGCAACATGAAGCACTCCACACAAGTTAAAGATAAAACCAAGAAAAGCCCTGAGCTAATTGTTAATGAAGAGGCAACTACAAAAGTGAAATCAAACATTAAATCAGGTGGAATCCGCACACCATCACCGCGTAAGGTGACAAGTCAGCCACAGACTAAAAGAGCAAATCCTGGGGAGTTGAGCACCAGCAGAGTCCAACAGCAACCGTCAAGGAAAGATATGAAGAGCACTCAACAGCTGAAGACACCTGGCACTACAGGGATGCCAAGAACTAAATCTTTTGTAGACTGCATCACCTACAAAGACATGTTTCAGCAGATAACAAGTGAGGATGAAGGTCCAGCTATCTATGAGATGTTTACTAGTCCAGTCTATGATGAGCTCAGAGTTTCCAGCTCTTGTGAGAAAGTTAAGGACAGACAAGTGCAGTCTGCAAAAGTCAGTCACAGACTGTTGAAAAAAGTACAGAGTAAGATGAAGAATAGTCCAGGGGAAAGAGTGTCAGGTTCAGTCAAACCCAAACCCAAGCTTGTGTCAGCCAGAGTTAAACCTCACCTCATATCTACATCAAGAACAAtctcacacaaaacaaaagatgTGCCTAAATCAAATGGTTGGGCAGAAGCTCCGTTAGCTCCCtctgaaaatgttaaaatttgtCCTAATCATATGTTGTCTACCATAAATGAGGCTATTTCACTATATGGGTCTGAGACATTCGaatctgaagacaaaacattaACCAAAGCAGCACCATCCTTTCATGCTGAGGTTTATAATCATATGCACGTGAACATtgaagagaaaaatgagagTTTGACTGACGAAAACCCAAAGAAACAGCTTCCTAAACCCATATTATGTCAAAGTCCCCAAGAGCTGAAGATCAACACCTGGACATCATCTAGAAGAAGGAGCGACACTGTTATGTCACCTATTTACCAGAAGTTTCTGGAAGAGGTGGGAGACAGACCTCTTACGGACGAGCTGCTGCAATGTCTGGCCCAAGAGCTGTTCTCATTGGACGAAAGAGACACCTCCATCGGAAAGTTGGAGGGAGGCAAAGATGATCCAGCATCAGAGAGAAATACGTTTCCTGAGGTGAAGTGTCAATATTATTATAATGTAATCATGATTAAAAGAGTCTGAACATTTAGAAAAGTATCTCTCACAAAATATGAGGGAAAATTAGTATCTCTATACATTAATATGTCACATTATTAACCTTTAGTCGATGTATTCTATCTCAGGTTAACTCAACAGATGATGCTGCATTGTTTGGCTCTGGATTGGTTGTAAATGACACCATCGCATGGACAAAGGGTGAAGTACTTGGCAGGGGAGCCTATGGGATAGTAAGTAGGCTAATTTATGCCTGCTAATGTATAAAAATTTATTACATCCTTAAATTTCCTAATTGTTGTTCTGGAGGTCAGCGAACTTCTAGTTCCAGCTCGGATGAGATGGAATAAGAAGTGTCATTCTGGCATCCATTTATGCCACATTCAGTTTACATGATGTCGAACATCATATGTGCAGCAGCAGATATTAACCCTTGTCGTTGGCACCAGGTGTACTGTGGCCTGACCAGCCAGGGACAACTGATAGCTGTGAAGCAGGTGAGCCTGGATGTCTCCGACTCGGACACGGCAAAGAAGGAGTACAGTCGACTGCAAGGAGAGGTCGACCTGCTTAAAACACTGAGACACAGCAACATCGTGGGCTTCCTAGGGACCTCGCTTGATCAACATGTGGTCTCCATATTTATGGAGTACATCCCAGGAGGATCCATCGCCAGCATCCTTCACAGGTTAGCCTCATTCACAGCTGATCTGTGAGCGGTTAAATGTTTTACGGATGCCCTGTGACTAATATAAATGGACTTTCAGGAAATTGGCTACCCCAAAAATAAACTCCAACTACTACTATTCCCATGACAATAGAACACAACAGAACACTGGTAACATTGAAGGAACAAACACCTCTCTTGAATGTAAACTTGCATTTTCTGTATGGTATTTTACAAGGTGCACTGCCTTTGATGCGGTGCATGCTAACACCTTTAGTGTAGAGGACATATTCTAATCTCAACAAGGTTATATTCAGGGGGTTTTTCAAATCAATTTGGAATCTTGTGGTTCCAGTGAACATGGATTATGCTGTACAGGCTGTATGGAGTCactttgtttgaatttttttcttcaccttttttaAGCAGTTTGTCAGATGACTTGCAATGCTGCTCTAGTTGTTGAGCTCAAGATGTGTTTTGTAACTTCAACCTTTACCAGACTTGCCTTTAAAAAACTGGGTGAGAAGACAACGACTTAATCATCAACTGTTGGTGTTCTTGACACGTGGTTTCTTTCACTGCCCTCAGGTTTGGTCCCCTGCCAGAACGTGTCCTGGCCCTGTACACCTGTCAGATCCTGGAGGGCGTGGCATACCTTCACCTGAACGGGGTGATTCACCGGGACTTGAAAGGAAACAATGTCATGCTAATGCCCAATGGCATCATCAAGCTCATAGATTTTGGCTGTGCACGTCGTCTCAGCTGCTTGAACGTCACTGCTAACAATAGTGGAGACCTGCTGAAGTCTGTCCATGGCACCCCCTACTGGATGGCTCCAGAGGTAGGTGCAGAGATAACTATGGTAGTCATCCTATCTCTAATGATCAATGTATTTTAAGAATCTCCTAATTTTTTCCCACTTTTCAGGTTATTAATGAGACAGGATATGGCAGGAAGTCGGATATATGGAGCGTGGGTTGCACAGTGTTTGAGATGGCCACAGGGAAACCCCCGCTGGCACACATGGACAAGATGGCTGCATTGTTCTACATCGGGGCTCAAAGAGGCTTGATGCCTTCTTTGCCAGATGAGTTTTCAGACAACGCCAAGGACTTTGTACAAATCTGCTTAGAAAGGTGagacctgatgatgtcatgagacgtttattgtttgaaataaaactgtGCGACCTTTTGTTTGCGAGTTATTGGAAAAATATGCCATGACAGCTTTTCTATACATTTAACATAAAATGACACTTTTACTGACTGCTGTAGTCCTAAAATGATTCAACACCAAGTTGCATCCCAAAACCCCTAATCGAATTTGAAGAGTTACAGAAGGAGTTACAGCACATAAATCCAGGAATATTTCAGACACCTCAAGGCCACAACTCGAGGCCTTTGCccaggaaaagagagaaagctTCTAAGAATGGTGTCAGATGTTGGTCTGGCCAAGGATCATGTTTGCTGCAGGTCGTAAAAACCAAAGGATCTCCAAGtacaaaaaactggaaaaaGTTTAAATCATTGACTATAGCAATCAATAATGGCAGAAAACATATCTACTGTATTAAGCTACATACTCGCATAATCGCATGTGCGATTCTTTCAAAAAGCTGCTTCATGGCATATTTTACCAATGTGGTTGAATAATTTTGTTCCATCTGTAGCTTTTGTCAGATGTATgatcatttcagtttgtttcattCTGAACCcatttatgattttttaaaacaaaaatatagtgtttgaaacaaacttttttttacctcattaAATTTCAGCAACCAGACACTACGGCCATCTGCAGACAAGCTgctgaaacattcattcatgccCCAAAATGAGATTCCAGTGAAGAAAAAGAACTGCTGCCAACACACAGAAGGCCTGTGTGAGTAACAGGAGTGAAACTAAAACAGATGGAGTGCAAGGGAACATTCAAATGATCTGACTTGTCAGCTATCCCTACTAATgcacctgtagtgtgtgtggaAGGATGGAGCATGGCCTTCCAGACACTCCAGGATATATGGAATTTCAGGTGAAGCACTTGATCGAAAAGTCggaaatgtaaaaatttgtTAAGTCGGACGCCAGATTTTTGTTACTCATTTTGGGTATTTTATATAGTGATCATATACATGTGCCAATCATTCATGTTGTCGGTCTCCATGTTGTGACAGTTTCTGAAGAAAATTTATGTtggtttaaataaaacatgcacTATGAGTTAATTTCTACTAATTATACCTTCAGTTGTGAGAATTTGAAACATCACACTGTTAACTTTGCTCAGATGAGTTGACCCATTGTAAAAGTGTGAGACATACCACttgtaacatgttttatttcctttcataaTGTACAAGCTTTTATCTTCATTCAAATTTACTCCCAAGTTTTTGTAACATGGATATATGCATAACACAACAACCAGCTTAGATCTTGTGTAAAGGTAGTGGCATCCTTTAGTTTATttgtaaaatagaaataaaaatgaaaatgatataGTGGTTCTGCCCATTTGTCAACATCGACTATTTTTACACGTGCCTGATTATAAACTTCTGATTGGGTTCTAAACATTATTACTATTGGGCATTTtgcacactgtatatatgagTAAACCAGTCAATAATAGACAAGACACTAATCATCAAGATCTGACTAACAGAGGTCAATGTAGGAAGCTAACGTAAAGTCAGGTCTGGACAGGAACATGGTTGTAATCGGGAACTAAACCAACTGATGCGCACATCCGTAACAAAACAAGTCTGGAAATACTCGAGTTGTCCAGCATTTCGTGTTGTACGTGGCTAAATGGTCACTGTTCTGACAAGTGCCAGAGTGGAACTTTTAATGGTTGATTACTTACATGTATCTCATCTCAAGTtctacagtatttattatttaatcatgTCTCATCAAAGTAAAACTGTTTACATAAACTTTAATAGCACAATGTGGCTGCTTTACTTTTTCTGAGGCACAACCTTTGGCTACCAGCAAAAGATCAACTTGTAGgtccaaacataaaaacatttggtACTAACTGCATCGCTCAGATGTGATAATTAACTGTTGGATATACGGGTGTTACTGGAGACATCAGCTAATACTTCCTATGATGGAAAAGCACAATGCAGAAACATCTGCAAGAAGGCTGTAATCAGCACACACCACCGGAATGCCCCAATCATTCACTCGATGACCAATCCattgatcaataaaataaaaatctttataGGTATAATAATTATCTTGTCATACTTACAAGCAGCTCCAAACCTGAGTAGTCATGGTATAGGTTTTTCTTTAAACATACAAAAACGTATGTACATTTGTCTTCACTTTCTGTAAACAGCAAATACGTGTTTTCCTTTGAAATCCCTTTGATTGAAACATGCAAATCTGTCACATAGCACTGAAGTATAAAAGAAAATCAGGACAAGAAAGTAATTGAGGAGATGAAACGTTAGATGTAAAATAAATCGCATCCCTAAAGAGTACTAACTGGAATGCCAACAAACATAACTTGGACTCATCTCCTGCTGGCTTCCACACAACCGCTGAAATGTCATTCACTTAAATTActtgctaaaaaaataaatgaaaggaaaatgaaaagtgCACTTTCTAtgcggtttttttttaaagaatctaCTAATACTTGTGTTTTTCCAGAAATCTGAAAGAATTCTTGCTTTACCCCCACCCGCCAATGaaaagcacgcacacacacgcccatCTTTGCACAATATTCAGAAGTCATTTCAGAAGGAAGGAGAATCGAGCAGCAATTCAATTcactaacaaaacaaaaaaaacaaaacagaactgaGCATCACAACCCAGAGATGTGACAGTCTGGAAGTCTAATTTTCATTATTCTTGTCTCAGAAATTGAGAAGTCCAacgattttcttttttttttgcaaacaagaTTTTCCGCCTTTCTGTAAAGGGTTTTATCATCacataatgtctttttttcagACGGCACTTAGCAGGGAGCTGAGCATAGTCTTCATAAACTGATCTGTAAGAGATTTGCCATTTCCATGTGCTGGCCATGTCCGCAAAAGTGGAGGATTCAGTGTCTTTGCTCTCCCACTTCATGTGGCGATTCGCTAGAAGGAGGGTACTGCTGAGGCGCCCGTAGCCCACCTGAgtgacaggagggagggaggagacaTAAGaataaggaggaggagaggaggaggttaGCCATAGAGCTGCAAGCGAGACCAGACACACTGCGGTACAGGGGAGAAGTGGGGGGGAGAAAAACAGGGGGGAGAAAAAGATGTAGTACCTGCAGCACCCGTGCCAACCTTGGAGATTT
This window of the Antennarius striatus isolate MH-2024 chromosome 12, ASM4005453v1, whole genome shotgun sequence genome carries:
- the map3k19 gene encoding mitogen-activated protein kinase kinase kinase 19 is translated as METLSDIRQVHQDSGRRSRDLSFPSLSDNVRHWNHQTLTPSSSLLSARTSCMPVPSRQRHRTRSRVELSSPILLSVGESGQLSQSAPSIMEPLLCLNTMIQARAHIQTRLASQDSIHEQKGLLPTPRTPKLLAPLDRPGVTEALPTLKHHVPLKPISRSPICSRTWVYRERQSRGSPHSGTINTKGGSEESGSSSSLEDEEEEDERDLCERFSGEIHLKFVGEKLLHHSNSPIDLMSVGETTQHYDLHSRISHIPPIVRLENDLHGETNSHRSYCLSTEKVMNSQCEGKTTNMNFTKEPVESQSFKKCNDTQQGPTMNLAKDKGGRSTESDTEISTRLTFDVAQGDITACSEWNKSNELQDIKQIKTITAVSKVDVPDLRFNTKYAQEKNQSFPSTLNPPHSNMEPKTNERMLKALKPGQGKEKRTKCESRTNSQTTLQSFNILTQKDRKVKRNKCKGNMKHSTQVKDKTKKSPELIVNEEATTKVKSNIKSGGIRTPSPRKVTSQPQTKRANPGELSTSRVQQQPSRKDMKSTQQLKTPGTTGMPRTKSFVDCITYKDMFQQITSEDEGPAIYEMFTSPVYDELRVSSSCEKVKDRQVQSAKVSHRLLKKVQSKMKNSPGERVSGSVKPKPKLVSARVKPHLISTSRTISHKTKDVPKSNGWAEAPLAPSENVKICPNHMLSTINEAISLYGSETFESEDKTLTKAAPSFHAEVYNHMHVNIEEKNESLTDENPKKQLPKPILCQSPQELKINTWTSSRRRSDTVMSPIYQKFLEEVGDRPLTDELLQCLAQELFSLDERDTSIGKLEGGKDDPASERNTFPEVNSTDDAALFGSGLVVNDTIAWTKGEVLGRGAYGIVYCGLTSQGQLIAVKQVSLDVSDSDTAKKEYSRLQGEVDLLKTLRHSNIVGFLGTSLDQHVVSIFMEYIPGGSIASILHRFGPLPERVLALYTCQILEGVAYLHLNGVIHRDLKGNNVMLMPNGIIKLIDFGCARRLSCLNVTANNSGDLLKSVHGTPYWMAPEVINETGYGRKSDIWSVGCTVFEMATGKPPLAHMDKMAALFYIGAQRGLMPSLPDEFSDNAKDFVQICLESNQTLRPSADKLLKHSFMPQNEIPVKKKNCCQHTEGLCE